The Centroberyx gerrardi isolate f3 chromosome 19, fCenGer3.hap1.cur.20231027, whole genome shotgun sequence genome has a segment encoding these proteins:
- the LOC139925117 gene encoding uncharacterized protein LOC139925117 produces MGFVFVQQPDASRGLPDQLIEPSSWTDPPPSSPSRTPPPSNPPEPCAQTPPPSPLPDYPESPPHPPLPAPPSAGVEGGGGGGDSPSAAVSSTRERSTATTGCSPACGRGPGRHGYRLPQGADGKENCISPPPPLPSEDKSTQTGRPRRRRDDEGGGEGPRLLPAGGRGGRHGEGGGEEKEEEEDEEEEECGDVQMPLLALSESEEEQEAMLTPPSPTRREGEEDDDDEDGGTSSDESTLSVPELQETMEKLSWLVSDGAEEEEEDEEDEGVERQMEDLAQDYLRRVCDAVLAAPSRADRLLEELERFAAGGAGRGARCGARGEARRGAGARRSTAALFRRLSGVLRPWPQLIRDFAAFLNPDQARRCGLLAEQQLFERSRRFLRQLGRSLGEGSSHYQEVVSVLQGSSAPRPEDMEKISSLLKDHTDLQEEFWEFFHQLHTQPSPTATQSETRDANSVSHNPTDRTRKRDGAERTGQSESRTGSDGEEGEEEEEEWRGREEEEERRGGGEGEEEEREERPSLSSDRPVCAKNISLSSTGQKVVLWTRSADRAILTACQRRGANQKTFRLVATQLGNKTANQVSSRFHDLMSLFRSATQKHTQPISRQEAAPD; encoded by the exons ATGGGCTTCGTGTTCGTCCAGCAGCCCGACGCGTCCCGCGGCCTGCCTG ATCAGCTGATTGAACCCTCCTCCTGGACCGATCCTCCACCTTCCTCCCCGTCACGCACTCCGCCTCCCTCAAACCCTCCTGAACCCTGCgcccaaactccgcccccttCCCCGCTCccagattacccagaatccCCCCCGCATCCTCCTCTCCCGGCTCCTCCGTCGGCCGGCGTggagggaggcggaggcggaggcgaCTCTCCCTCAGCCGCCGTGTCATCGACCAGAGAGCGATCAACAGCTACTACCGGATGTTCGCCGGCCTGCGGAAGAGGCCCAGGTCGCCACGGTTACCGCCTCCCCCAGGGGGCTGATGGGAAGGAGAACTGcatatctcctcctcctcctctcccgtctGAAGATAAATCCACCCAGACCGGAcgaccgaggaggaggagagacgatgAAGGTGGAGGGGAAGGTCCCCGCCTCCTGCCAGCTGGAGGGAGGGGCGGTCGTcatggtgaaggaggaggagaagaaaaggaggaagaggaagatgaggaggaagaggagtgcgGCGACGTGCAGATGCCCCTCCTCGCTCTGTCGGAGtcagaggaggaacaggaagcGATGTTGACGCCGCCGTCGCCgacgaggagagagggggaggaagatgatgatgatgaagatggaggGACATCCTCAGACGAGTCCACACTGTCCGTCCCCgaactgcag gagacgATGGAGAAGCTGTCGTGGCTGGTGTCAGacggagctgaggaggaggaggaggatgaggaggatgaaggtGTTGAGAGGCAGATGGAGGATCTGGCTCAGGATTACCTCCGCAGA GTGTGTGACGCGGTGCTGGCGGCTCCCAGCCGGGCGGAccggctgctggaggagctggagcggTTTGCGGCGGGCGGCGCCGGGAGAGGAGCTCGCTGTGGCGCCAGGGGCGAGGCTCGCCGCGGCGCCGGGGCTCGCCGCAGCACGGCGGCTCTGTTCCGCAGGCTGAGCGGCGTGCTGCGGCCCTGGCCTCAGCTCATCAGAGACTTCGCTGCCTTCCTGAACCCGGACCAGGCCCGGCGCTGCGGACTG ctggcGGAGCAGCAGCTGTTTGAGCGCAGCCGGCGGTTTCTGCGGCAACTGGGGCGGAGCCTGGGTGAAGGCTCCTCCCACTACCAGGAGGTGGTGTCGGTCCTGCAGGGAAGCTCCGCcccccggcctgaagacatggAGAAG aTCTCTTCCCTTCTCAAAGACCACACCGATCTGCAAGAGGAATTCTGGGAGTTTTTCCACCAGCTCCACACCCAGCCGTCTCCCACGGCAACGCAGTCCGAGACTAGGGACGCAAACTCCGTTTCCCACAATCCCACCGACAGAACCAGGAAGAGAGACGGAGCAGAACGGACCGGACAGTCTGAGAGCAGAACAGGCagtgatggagaggaaggagaagaggaggaggaggagtggagaggaagagaagaagaagaagagaggagaggaggaggagaaggagaagaagaagagagagaagagcgtccatctctctcctcagatcGTCCAGTTTGTGCCAAAAACATTTCGCTCAGCTCCACCGGACAGAAGGTGGTGCTGTGGACCCGGtca GCGGACCGGGCCATCCTGACCGCCTGTCAGCGGAGAGGAGCCAATCAGAAAACATTCCGACTCGTCGCCACCCAGCTGGGCAACAAGACAGCCAATCAG gtcAGCAGTCGTTTCCATGACCTCATGAGTCTTTTCCGCTCGGCTACTCAAAAGCacacacagccaatcagcaggcaGGAAGCCGCCCCAGACtga
- the LOC144542882 gene encoding uncharacterized protein LOC144542882 gives MEGSSDPTKLVSQFLLRKTLVQIRRRILQCCRPGFPDNIVKAYRYQQVLWSMPVACGRVDPADRRPPGGERGERPACLAGEESSCHLPVNQAVQRPVRLRPPARHDPPS, from the exons ATGGAGGGGTCAAGTGACCCCACAAAGCTGGTGTCCCAGTTCCTGCTGAGGAAGACTCTGGTCCAGATCAGACGAAGAATACTGCAGTGCTGCAGGCCGGGCTTCCCCGACAACATCgtcaag gccTACCGGTACCAGCAGGTGTTGTGGTCGATGCCGGTGGCGTGCGGCAGGGTGGATCCTGCAGACCGCCGCCCCcccggtggagagagaggagagcgtcctgcctgcctggctggcG AGGAGTCTTCCTGTCATCTACCCGTCAATCAAGCAGTTCAACGGCCCGTCCGGCTCCGCCCCCCGGCCCGTCACGACCCGCCAAGCTGA